The following proteins are co-located in the Gossypium hirsutum isolate 1008001.06 chromosome A02, Gossypium_hirsutum_v2.1, whole genome shotgun sequence genome:
- the LOC107938289 gene encoding nuclear transcription factor Y subunit B-1: protein MAENIGTSNDGGGDGGGFKEQDHLLPIANVGRIMKQILPPNAKISKEAKETMQECVSEFISFVTGEASEKCRKERRKTVNGDDICWALATLGFDDYAVPLKRYLYKFREFEGDKAANQVKVSISNSKDDDGDEAQKQQQQQSPLMFQHDWKQ from the coding sequence ATGGCCGAAAACATTGGAACATCAAATGATGGTGGTGGCGATGGCGGCGGCTTTAAAGAGCAGGACCATTTACTCCCCATAGCCAACGTTGGTCGAATAATGAAACAAATCCTTCCCCCAAACGCCAAAATCTCCAAAGAAGCTAAAGAAACCATGCAAGAATGCGTATCGGAGTTCATCAGCTTCGTCACCGGCGAAGCATCGGAGAAATGCAGGAAAGAGAGGCGGAAGACCGTTAATGGCGACGATATTTGTTGGGCTTTGGCGACGCTAGGTTTCGACGACTATGCGGTGCCGTTGAAACGGTACTTGTACAAGTTTAGGGAATTTGAAGGGGACAAAGCAGCGAATCAAGTGAAGGTTAGTATTAGCAACAGCAaggatgatgatggtgatgaagctcaaaaacaacaacaacaacaatctCCATTGATGTTTCAGCATGATTGGAAGCAGTAA